A stretch of the uncultured Bacteroides sp. genome encodes the following:
- a CDS encoding ABC transporter permease, translating into MKIGIDIWQEIYSTIKQNKLRTVLTGFSVSWGIFMLIVLLGWGNGLIHAFEDASADMAKNSIKIFPGSTSKTYQGLETNRRIQFDNNDVNITRNKFRNNVVLAGATVSENGITLSNKDQYVSLELDGVFPSYTDIEPVKLDQNGGRFINDLDISQRRKVIVIHYKTKKVLFRNQSAIGKFLNAGGVTYQVVGIYRDKGNRDAQSAYIPFTTAQTIYNKADTIDNIIFTTRNLNTVAANKDFEKEYRKAVGSHHRFDPEDMNAMYIWNRFTQYLQQLTAKTILTTAVWIIGIFTLLSGIVGVSNIMLITVKERTREFGIRKALGASPASILWLVILESILITTIFGYIGMVAGIGVTEYMNAVDGVKTFGSGPMQMTVFKDPTVDISVAIRATVTLIVAGTLAGFFPARKAVKIRPIEALRSE; encoded by the coding sequence ATGAAAATAGGAATTGATATTTGGCAAGAAATATATAGCACGATAAAGCAAAATAAATTGCGAACTGTGCTTACCGGGTTTTCCGTTTCCTGGGGAATCTTTATGTTGATTGTTCTTTTGGGATGGGGAAATGGATTAATTCATGCTTTTGAGGATGCTTCGGCTGATATGGCCAAGAACTCTATTAAAATATTTCCTGGCTCGACCAGTAAAACTTATCAGGGACTTGAAACGAACAGAAGAATTCAGTTCGATAATAATGATGTAAACATTACCAGAAATAAATTCAGGAATAATGTGGTTTTAGCAGGAGCAACGGTGAGCGAGAACGGAATCACTCTTTCCAATAAGGATCAATATGTTTCACTGGAGCTTGATGGCGTATTTCCGTCTTATACTGATATAGAACCAGTAAAGCTGGATCAGAATGGTGGTCGTTTTATCAATGATCTGGACATTAGTCAGAGAAGAAAGGTTATTGTTATACATTATAAGACAAAGAAAGTTCTTTTCCGTAATCAGAGTGCTATAGGAAAGTTTTTAAATGCCGGCGGAGTTACTTACCAGGTCGTTGGTATCTACAGAGACAAAGGGAACAGAGATGCACAATCTGCATATATTCCTTTTACTACAGCTCAAACTATCTATAATAAAGCAGATACAATAGATAATATAATATTTACGACACGTAACCTGAATACCGTGGCTGCAAATAAAGATTTTGAAAAGGAATACCGCAAGGCTGTAGGTAGTCATCATCGTTTTGATCCTGAAGATATGAATGCAATGTATATATGGAATCGTTTTACGCAATATCTGCAACAGCTTACTGCCAAGACTATTCTGACTACAGCAGTTTGGATAATTGGTATATTTACTCTGTTAAGCGGCATTGTCGGGGTGAGCAATATTATGTTGATTACTGTGAAGGAAAGAACCCGTGAATTTGGTATCCGTAAAGCTTTAGGGGCATCTCCAGCGTCTATTTTGTGGCTAGTTATTCTGGAGAGTATACTTATAACGACTATTTTTGGATATATAGGTATGGTGGCAGGTATAGGTGTTACAGAATATATGAATGCAGTGGATGGTGTTAAAACATTTGGTTCAGGACCAATGCAGATGACCGTATTTAAAGATCCTACTGTAGATATCAGTGTTGCGATAAGAGCTACAGTAACTTTGATTGTAGCTGGTACGCTTGCAGGATTTTTTCCTGCTAGGAAGGCTGTGAAGATTAGACCAATAGAAGCATTAAGATCAGAATAA
- a CDS encoding ABC transporter permease: MKFTDIDYWEEVLITITRNKTRSILTAFGIFWGIFMLVALIGGGNGLQQMMSRNFAGFATNSCFVISRQTSEPYKGFRKGRQWDLENNDVTTLRSRIPDIEDITPNLFRWGSNIVRGEKKGTFVARGIYPSYDRIEKQTMLYGRFINDVDISEKRKVCTIGTRIYETLFKKGQDPCGQYIRVDGIYYQVVGVCSGVSNINIGGSSEEMASIPFTTMQQAYNFGKTVHIICLTAKHGVAVSSLEPKIQELIKYNHLISPKDPQAVMVLNMEEMFKMVDSLFTGIRMLVWLVGLGTLLAGAIGVSNIMMVTVRERTVEIGIRRAIGARPREIMQQILAESMVLTAIAGLTGISFAVLILQVAEVGVTASGTVAYFQVSFWTAIGMALLLLSLGLFAGLAPAYRAMSIKPIDAMRDE; this comes from the coding sequence ATGAAATTTACAGATATAGATTATTGGGAGGAAGTCCTCATAACCATTACGCGCAACAAAACACGTAGTATATTGACCGCTTTTGGTATATTCTGGGGAATCTTTATGCTGGTTGCCTTAATTGGCGGAGGTAATGGCTTGCAGCAGATGATGAGCCGTAACTTTGCTGGATTTGCAACGAACTCGTGTTTTGTTATTAGCCGGCAGACTAGTGAGCCTTACAAAGGATTCCGCAAAGGGCGCCAATGGGATTTGGAAAACAATGATGTAACAACCCTTCGGAGTCGTATTCCTGATATAGAAGATATAACTCCCAACCTTTTCCGCTGGGGATCTAATATTGTTCGTGGAGAGAAGAAAGGAACTTTTGTTGCGCGCGGTATCTATCCTTCATACGATAGAATAGAAAAACAGACCATGTTATACGGTCGCTTTATTAATGATGTTGATATAAGTGAGAAGCGTAAAGTCTGTACTATTGGTACCCGCATATATGAGACACTCTTCAAAAAAGGACAAGATCCCTGTGGACAGTACATTCGTGTGGATGGAATCTATTATCAGGTTGTGGGTGTTTGCTCGGGAGTTAGTAATATCAATATTGGCGGATCAAGTGAAGAGATGGCAAGCATTCCTTTTACTACAATGCAGCAGGCTTATAACTTTGGAAAAACTGTTCATATAATCTGTTTAACAGCTAAGCATGGCGTAGCAGTAAGCTCTTTAGAACCTAAAATACAGGAACTGATAAAGTATAATCACCTGATATCGCCCAAAGATCCTCAGGCTGTGATGGTTCTGAATATGGAAGAGATGTTTAAGATGGTGGATAGTCTGTTTACAGGTATCAGAATGCTTGTTTGGCTTGTTGGACTTGGTACTTTGCTGGCCGGTGCAATTGGAGTAAGTAATATTATGATGGTTACTGTTCGTGAACGGACAGTGGAGATTGGTATTCGCCGCGCCATCGGTGCTCGTCCCCGGGAGATAATGCAACAAATCCTTGCCGAGAGTATGGTGCTGACAGCTATTGCCGGACTAACAGGTATCTCATTTGCTGTACTGATTCTTCAGGTGGCCGAAGTAGGAGTTACAGCCAGCGGAACAGTTGCTTACTTTCAGGTTTCTTTCTGGACGGCAATAGGAATGGCACTTCTGTTACTCTCTTTGGGATTGTTTGCCGGACTGGCACCTGCTTACCGGGCAATGTCAATAAAGCCTATTGATGCTATGCGTGATGAATAA